The genomic interval CAACTGAGTTTATTCGACTAATATTTGGACACTACTGGGACAGTCCCTATTTTTTTTGGTCAGATCTTTCTCATGAAGGCGCGGATGAAAAGGACGACCCAGAAAGTCATGTAGGTCATGAAGAGACCCAACAGCAGCCACGTTCCGGATCCCAATTTATGATCAGGAGTAAGGTTGGCCTGAAAGGTCATCTGAAAAATCGCAATAAAAAGCCCCATGACGCCCACCCCCAGCCATGCCATGTACTCTTCCATCATGTTAAATGCCCGATCCTTCCTCTCCGGAGTGAACCAGTAATCCTTATTGGGAAGATTAATGAGGGAAACAGGCATCTTTTTCAGAAGTTTGGGTAACAGTAAAAATATCAGCATCATGAAGGCGTTCATGGACCAGAAGAGAATAAAGAAGGAAGGGCGGGATGACCATCCGTTGGGATTTCCCGCCGCATCGAAGTGAGTTGCCATGCGCTCCGGCATCTTATCGTAATAGTA from Thermoanaerobaculia bacterium carries:
- a CDS encoding DUF1648 domain-containing protein, whose translation is MDSQPVVREDKPAYARGILILELIILGILSIYYYDKMPERMATHFDAAGNPNGWSSRPSFFILFWSMNAFMMLIFLLLPKLLKKMPVSLINLPNKDYWFTPERKDRAFNMMEEYMAWLGVGVMGLFIAIFQMTFQANLTPDHKLGSGTWLLLGLFMTYMTFWVVLFIRAFMRKI